A window of the Hordeum vulgare subsp. vulgare chromosome 5H, MorexV3_pseudomolecules_assembly, whole genome shotgun sequence genome harbors these coding sequences:
- the LOC123395187 gene encoding cysteine-rich receptor-like protein kinase 10, which yields MVLVLSISIPRTVSSMTGVLLLLLVLLMPASATAIGITCGSGRNNTANTTFQSSLAVLSATLPANASSSPQLFATATAGVVRALALCRRDTVNTTACADCLASSFKYAQKMCPNRKTGATVYYDYDEVNALQPGCILGFSGDAGFLGPATSTTGNVTFFQYWNPVSLPGNARVIAAAVRELLNETARDAAAAPRGFATAFMDSIGGAAPTLYSLAQCTPDLSARDCLACLRRLVGAVNATYSVRMGGRMFVLRCNIRFEAFMFYDDKNMRRIPFSSPSSMAPAPAPAPTGHGVRPWVIALSVAAPVALVALCCFIICCCRLRKRQTKKGKVALQEKSSHQFQGDELVWEMEAELSEFSVYEFHQILEATDNFSEENKLGEGGFGPVYKGHFPEGIEIAVKRLDSDSDQGFIEFKNEVELIAKLQHRNLVRLMGCCSQGEEKVLVYEYLPNKSLDFFIFDEDRKVLLDWEKRLVIIVGIAEGLLYLHKHSRLRVIHRDLKPSNILLDSTMNAKISDFGLAKIFSSNNNEGNKTRKVVGTYGYMAPEYASHGLFSVKSDVFSFGVLVLEIISGKKNSHECGAFINLIGYAWQLFEEERWTEIVDAALVPNGHSSEMMRSINIALLCVQEDAIDRPTMLDVVAMLSSKTMILNKPKHPAYYSISVGNNEAATAAKSSSFNDVTISTITPR from the exons ATGGTGTTGGTCCTCTCAATCTCAATCCCACGTACGGTTAGCAGCATGACGggcgtgctgctgctgctcctcgtCCTCCTCATGCCGGCGTCGGCAACGGCGATCGGGATCACCTGCGGCAGCGGCCGCAACAACACGGCCAACACCACCTTCCAGTCCAGCCTCGCCGTGCTGTCCGCCACCCTCCCTGCCaacgcctcctcctccccgcagctcttcgccaccgccaccgccggcgTGGTGCGCGCGCTCGCACTCTGCCGCCGCGACACCGTCAACACCACCGCGTGCGCAGACTGCCTCGCCTCCTCCTTCAAGTACGCGCAGAAGATGTGCCCGAACCGCAAGACCGGCGCCACcgtctactacgactacgacgagGTGAACGCCCTGCAGCCAGGCTGCATCCTCGGCTTCTCCGGTGACGCCGGCTTCCTCGGCCCGGCGACGAGTACCACAGGGAACGTCACCTTCTTCCAGTACTGGAACCCGgtgagcctccccggcaacgcccGCGTCATCGCCGCTGCCGTCCGCGAGCTCCTCAACGAGACGGCACGCGACGCTGCCGCCGCTCCGAGGGGTTTTGCCACGGCCTTCATGGACTCCATTGGCGGCGCCGCCCCGACGCTCTACTCCCTGGCGCAATGCACGCCGGACCTGTCCGCCCGCGACTGCCTGGCGTGCCTCCGGCGGCTCGTCGGCGCGGTCAACGCCACATACTCCGTGCGCATGGGAGGACGGATGTTCGTGCTCCGCTGCAACATCAGGTTCGAGGCATTTATGTTCTACGATGACAAGAACATGCGGCGGATCCCATTTTCATCTCCATCATCCATGGCTCCGGCACCGGCGCCGGCCCCCACAg GACATGGAGTCAGACCTTGGGTAATAGCCTTATCGGTAGCTGCTCCTGTAGCACTGGTTGCTCTCTGCTGCTTCATCATTTGCTGTTGTCGCCttagaaaaaggcaaacaaaaaaag GTAAAGTTGCCTTACAGGAAAAAAGTAGTCACCAATTTCAAGGAGATGAACTAGTTTGGGAAATGGAAGCAGAGTTGTCTGAATTTTCAGTATATGAGTTTCATCAGATATTAGAGGCTACAGATAACTTTTCTGAGGAAAACAAACTTGGAGAAGGTGGATTTGGCCCAGTTTATAAG GGCCACTTTCCTGAGGGAATAGAGATAGCAGTTAAGAGACTTGATTCAGATTCAGATCAAGGTTTCATAGAGTTCAAAAATGAAGTTGAGCTCATAGCCAAACTTCAACACAGAAATTTGGTTAGGCTCATGGGATGTTGCTCTCAAGGAGAGGAGAAAGTATTGGTTTATGAATACTTGCCAAACAAAAGCTTGGACTTCTTCATCTTTG ATGAAGATAGAAAAGTTCTACTGGATTGGGAGAAACGTCTTGTCATAATTGTAGGAATAGCAGAAGGACTTCTTTACCTACATAAGCACTCTAGGTTGCGTGTTATACATCGGGATCTCAAACCAAGCAACATTCTTTTGGATAGCACAATGAATGCTAAAATTTCAGATTTTGGACTAGCAAAAATATTTAGCTCAAATAACAACGAAGGAAATAAAACGAGAAAGGTGGTTGGCACATA TGGCTACATGGCACCAGAGTATGCTTCCCATGGCCTCTTCTCTGTCAAATCAGATGTATTCAGCTTTGGTGTTCTAGTTCTAGAGATCATTAGCGGGAAAAAGAATTCCCATGAGTGTGGAGCTttcatcaacctcattggatat GCTTGGcaattatttgaagaggaaaGATGGACCGAAATCGTTGATGCGGCATTGGTTCCCAACGGTCATTCGTCAGAAATGATGAGGTCTATCAACATTGCATTGTTGTGTGTACAAGAAGATGCAATTGATCGACCGACCATGTTGGATGTTGTTGCAATGCTAAGCAGCAAGACTATGATCTTAAATAAGCCTAAGCACCCAGCATATTACAGTATAAGTGTAGGCAACAACGAAGCAGCAACTGCTGCTAAGTCTTCTAGTTTTAATGATGTGACTATATCTACGATAACTCCTAGATAG